One window of the Desulfovibrio sp. genome contains the following:
- a CDS encoding amino acid ABC transporter permease has translation MHDKKDGSKGNIIMVTDGASIPDPREWRLINAWSIALVGAIGTLFALCTLWPEPYLRILLYLPDGVLITFRITLLSICCAVPLGLLTGLGRISDNRIINLIASTYVEVIRGIPLLVQIFYIYYALSRFVQVSGVTSAVVAISFCYGAYMGEVFRAGITAISKGQTEAARSLGFNRYQTMRLVVLPQAMRTILPPVGNECIAMLKDTSLVSIMAVPDIMQRARSFVGTTYLYFETYTLVAIIYLIITLLLSKAVSVMESRLNYYDGK, from the coding sequence ATGCACGACAAAAAAGATGGAAGCAAAGGCAACATCATTATGGTCACGGATGGAGCGTCCATCCCTGATCCGCGCGAATGGCGCCTGATCAATGCCTGGTCGATTGCCCTGGTGGGTGCTATCGGAACCCTGTTTGCCCTTTGCACTCTCTGGCCCGAGCCTTACCTGCGCATTTTGCTGTACCTGCCGGATGGTGTGCTGATCACATTCAGGATCACCTTGCTTTCCATCTGTTGTGCTGTTCCTCTGGGCCTGCTTACAGGCCTTGGCCGCATTTCAGACAACCGCATCATCAACCTGATTGCATCCACCTATGTGGAAGTCATACGCGGTATCCCCCTGCTTGTGCAGATATTTTATATCTACTACGCCCTTTCGAGGTTTGTGCAGGTCAGTGGTGTTACCTCTGCGGTTGTTGCCATCAGCTTTTGCTACGGCGCATACATGGGCGAAGTTTTTCGCGCTGGCATCACGGCCATCAGCAAAGGCCAGACAGAAGCGGCGCGTTCACTGGGCTTTAACCGCTACCAGACCATGCGTCTTGTGGTTCTGCCCCAGGCCATGCGCACCATTTTGCCGCCCGTAGGCAACGAATGTATCGCCATGCTCAAGGATACCTCGCTCGTGTCCATCATGGCAGTGCCGGATATCATGCAGCGTGCGCGCAGCTTTGTGGGCACCACTTACCTGTACTTTGAAACGTACACCCTGGTGGCCATTATCTATCTCATCATTACCCTTTTGCTCTCCAAGGCCGTGAGCGTCATGGAATCCAGGCTGAACTACTATGACGGAAAATAA
- a CDS encoding UDP-glucuronic acid decarboxylase family protein, which translates to MHLRKRILVTGGSGFLGSHLCERLLNEGHEVLCVDNFFSSARANVEELMDNRRFELIRHDVTFPLYVEVDEIYNLACPASPIHYQHDPVQTIKTCVHGAINMLGLAKRLGARIYQASTSEVYGDPEIHPQPESYWGHVNPNGIRSCYDEGKRCAEALFFAYWRQGDLPIKVGRIFNTYGPKMHPNDGRVVSNFIIQALKGQPITIYGDGSQTRSFCYVDDLVECMIRFMASPVDFVGPMNMGNPGEFTIRELAEKVVEMTGSKSVISYEPLPGDDPKQRKPDITLAREKLGWEPKVALEEGLVKTIAYFDTQLKNGMA; encoded by the coding sequence ATGCATCTCCGCAAACGCATTCTGGTCACTGGCGGTTCCGGTTTTTTGGGCTCACATCTCTGCGAGCGTCTGCTCAACGAAGGGCACGAAGTGCTCTGCGTGGACAACTTTTTTTCCAGCGCCCGCGCCAATGTTGAAGAGCTCATGGACAACCGCAGGTTTGAGCTTATCCGCCACGACGTGACCTTTCCCCTCTATGTTGAGGTGGATGAAATCTACAATCTGGCCTGCCCGGCCTCGCCCATACATTATCAGCACGATCCGGTGCAGACCATCAAGACCTGCGTGCACGGTGCCATCAACATGCTGGGCCTGGCCAAAAGGCTTGGCGCGCGCATCTATCAGGCATCTACCAGCGAAGTATACGGCGACCCCGAAATCCATCCGCAGCCTGAAAGCTACTGGGGCCATGTGAACCCCAACGGCATCCGCTCGTGCTACGACGAGGGCAAGCGCTGCGCCGAAGCCCTGTTCTTTGCCTACTGGCGTCAGGGCGACCTGCCCATCAAGGTTGGCCGCATCTTCAATACCTACGGTCCCAAGATGCACCCCAACGATGGCCGCGTGGTGTCCAATTTCATCATCCAGGCGCTCAAGGGCCAGCCCATCACCATTTACGGCGATGGCTCGCAGACCCGCTCATTCTGCTATGTGGACGATCTGGTGGAGTGCATGATCCGCTTCATGGCCTCGCCTGTTGACTTTGTCGGCCCCATGAACATGGGCAACCCCGGCGAATTCACCATTCGCGAACTGGCAGAAAAGGTTGTGGAAATGACCGGCAGCAAATCGGTGATTTCTTACGAACCCCTGCCCGGCGACGACCCCAAGCAGCGCAAGCCCGACATCACCCTAGCCCGCGAAAAACTTGGCTGGGAACCCAAGGTCGCCCTGGAAGAAGGCCTGGTCAAAACCATAGCCTACTTTGACACGCAACTGAAAAACGGCATGGCGTAG
- a CDS encoding basic amino acid ABC transporter substrate-binding protein: MIRRTMLALVAVFLLCSPSMAAEKFVVATDCTWPPMEMLDANKQPEGFDVDFIKAVAKAAGFEVDVRNIAWDGIFGGVATGQYDIVASATTITEERQKQFDFSDPYYEVAQAVVLPTGKSIKTLADLKGKKVGGQIGTTGVFVIRKAGVAVDLKEYDDVGLAIQDMLGGRLDAVICDDPVALYYVNKKADTAGKLNISFKTEEKEYYGFTVRQGRKDLVEKLNKGIKEVKASGVEAQLLQKWMGASK, encoded by the coding sequence ATGATTCGTCGTACAATGCTGGCCCTGGTTGCCGTTTTCCTGCTTTGCAGCCCGTCGATGGCTGCGGAAAAATTTGTTGTAGCCACTGACTGCACCTGGCCCCCCATGGAAATGCTGGACGCCAACAAGCAGCCCGAAGGTTTTGATGTGGACTTCATCAAGGCCGTTGCCAAGGCAGCCGGTTTTGAGGTTGACGTGCGCAACATCGCCTGGGACGGTATTTTCGGCGGCGTGGCCACCGGCCAGTACGACATAGTGGCCTCTGCCACCACCATTACCGAAGAACGCCAGAAGCAGTTTGACTTCTCTGATCCCTACTACGAAGTTGCCCAGGCTGTGGTGCTGCCCACCGGCAAAAGCATCAAGACCCTGGCCGACCTCAAGGGCAAGAAGGTTGGCGGCCAGATCGGCACCACCGGCGTGTTTGTCATCCGCAAGGCTGGCGTGGCCGTTGATCTCAAGGAATACGACGACGTGGGCCTGGCCATTCAGGACATGCTGGGCGGCCGTCTTGACGCCGTTATCTGCGACGATCCGGTTGCCTTGTACTACGTGAACAAGAAGGCCGACACCGCTGGCAAGCTCAATATTTCGTTCAAGACTGAAGAAAAGGAATACTACGGCTTTACCGTACGCCAGGGCCGCAAGGACCTGGTGGAAAAGCTGAACAAGGGCATCAAGGAAGTCAAGGCTTCCGGTGTGGAAGCCCAGCTGCTGCAAAAGTGGATGGGCGCCTCCAAGTAA
- the gcvT gene encoding glycine cleavage system aminomethyltransferase GcvT, whose protein sequence is MSDLRTPLTAWHEAHGAKMAPFAGWLMPIQYEGIIVEHQHTRQHAGLFDICHMGEFLVSGPGADEALSKAVSHNLQTLAPGKCRYGFLLNDKGGVLDDGIIYRFGPDSFMAVVNAACAANDFAVLRSRLPESVKMVDISADTGKIDLQGPESLDVLEKLLGQNFHDLGYFGFRETTWQGTPLLVSRTGYTGELGYELYIASSETEAFWNALLVDERVKPVGLGARDTLRLEAGLPLYGHDLDENHSPAEAGMGRMMTSTADYVGREGAQKIAEVLVPLRIDGRRAARHGDVVAAADGSEVGHVTSGSFAPSLGYVIAFAWVAAAHAADENFVVRAARTELPATRVEAPFYTQGTARKKLA, encoded by the coding sequence ATGTCGGATCTGCGTACCCCCCTCACCGCCTGGCACGAGGCGCATGGCGCAAAAATGGCCCCCTTTGCCGGGTGGCTTATGCCCATTCAATATGAGGGTATTATTGTTGAGCACCAGCACACCCGTCAGCATGCGGGTCTTTTTGATATTTGCCACATGGGCGAATTTCTTGTTTCCGGCCCAGGTGCTGATGAAGCCCTGAGCAAGGCCGTGAGCCACAATCTTCAAACCCTCGCCCCCGGCAAATGCCGCTACGGCTTTTTGCTCAACGACAAGGGCGGCGTGCTTGACGACGGCATCATCTATCGCTTTGGCCCCGATTCCTTCATGGCCGTGGTCAACGCCGCCTGCGCCGCTAACGACTTTGCCGTGCTGCGCTCGCGCTTGCCCGAAAGTGTGAAGATGGTCGACATTTCAGCCGATACCGGCAAGATCGACCTTCAGGGGCCGGAATCGCTGGACGTGCTTGAAAAGCTGCTGGGTCAGAACTTTCACGATCTCGGCTACTTCGGTTTTCGCGAAACCACATGGCAGGGTACGCCCCTGCTGGTGAGCCGCACCGGCTACACCGGCGAGCTGGGCTATGAACTGTACATCGCCTCTTCTGAAACCGAGGCTTTCTGGAATGCCCTGCTGGTCGATGAACGTGTAAAGCCTGTGGGCCTTGGCGCGCGCGACACCCTGCGCCTTGAAGCCGGGCTGCCCCTGTACGGCCATGACCTTGACGAAAACCACAGCCCCGCCGAAGCTGGCATGGGCCGCATGATGACCAGCACCGCCGACTATGTGGGCCGCGAAGGCGCGCAGAAGATCGCCGAAGTGCTGGTTCCCCTGCGCATCGATGGCCGCCGCGCCGCCCGCCACGGTGATGTGGTGGCCGCTGCCGACGGCAGCGAGGTTGGCCATGTGACCAGCGGCTCGTTTGCCCCCTCGCTGGGCTATGTTATCGCCTTTGCCTGGGTAGCCGCCGCCCACGCCGCTGACGAAAATTTTGTGGTACGCGCCGCAAGAACAGAGCTGCCCGCCACCCGGGTTGAAGCGCCGTTTTACACACAGGGAACCGCGCGCAAGAAGCTTGCCTGA
- a CDS encoding amino acid ABC transporter ATP-binding protein codes for MTENNAAPIISISHVWKYFGSLPALQDVCLDIAPGERVVIIGPSGSGKSTLLRSINRLEQIDQGSIIVQGQDIQSDENNINEMRQNLGMVFQQFNLFPHKTVLENLTLAPRHLRKLSREEANARALTLLKKVGISDKANVYPAMLSGGQQQRVAIARALAMQPSIMLFDEPTSALDPEMVGEVLDVMVKLAEEGMTMVCVTHEMGFARTVADRLIFMDQGQIVEMGKPEALFTAPRHPRLRQFLNQIL; via the coding sequence ATGACGGAAAATAACGCCGCCCCCATTATCTCCATCAGTCACGTCTGGAAGTACTTTGGCTCACTGCCTGCCTTGCAGGACGTATGCCTGGATATTGCCCCCGGCGAACGGGTGGTCATTATCGGGCCTTCCGGTTCCGGCAAGTCTACCTTGCTGCGCTCCATCAACCGGCTTGAGCAGATCGACCAGGGCAGCATTATCGTTCAGGGGCAAGATATCCAGAGCGATGAAAATAACATCAACGAGATGCGTCAGAACCTGGGCATGGTTTTTCAGCAGTTCAACCTGTTTCCTCACAAAACAGTGCTTGAAAACCTTACCCTTGCACCACGCCATTTGCGCAAGCTCTCGCGCGAAGAGGCCAATGCCCGCGCCCTGACCCTGCTCAAAAAAGTTGGCATCAGCGACAAGGCCAATGTGTACCCTGCCATGCTTTCGGGCGGGCAGCAGCAGCGTGTGGCCATTGCCCGCGCCCTTGCCATGCAGCCTTCCATCATGCTGTTTGACGAACCCACCTCGGCGCTTGACCCCGAAATGGTTGGCGAAGTGCTGGACGTTATGGTGAAACTGGCCGAAGAAGGCATGACCATGGTTTGCGTGACCCACGAAATGGGCTTTGCCCGCACCGTGGCCGACCGCCTGATCTTTATGGATCAGGGGCAGATTGTGGAAATGGGAAAGCCCGAAGCCCTGTTTACGGCTCCCAGACACCCCCGCCTGCGCCAGTTCCTGAACCAGATTCTTTAG
- a CDS encoding MnmA/TRMU family protein → MNTSDYSSITVAVAVSGGVDSLCALVMLRNAGYRVLALHGLFLPDGPNGAPAGLAEACAALGVPLHVADLRAEFEREVLAPFAAAYALGRTPNPCAYCNRAIKFGVLLDTAQKLGADKLATGHYARLVATETPNDAAEALPLLAAATDAAKDQSYFLSLVPRQRLGRALFPLHGQTKEQTRAIVATAGLSVPLPSESQDICFAPPVAQPGMSAAEAYRPFLERRWQAAGTVAPGPGPVLLRDALGNEREIARHKGLWRYTEGQRKGLGIAHTEPLFVLAKDSAANTLVVGPRALLGIRTCVTGPANIALPESMWPEGLLVRLRHRQRPCSASVRMEGDCLRIELDEPQFPTAPGQVAAVYDADGRVLAAGVVEEMA, encoded by the coding sequence ATGAACACCTCCGATTATTCTTCCATTACTGTGGCCGTTGCCGTCAGCGGCGGTGTGGACAGCCTGTGCGCCCTGGTAATGCTGCGCAATGCGGGCTATCGCGTGCTGGCCCTGCACGGTCTTTTTTTGCCAGACGGCCCCAACGGTGCGCCAGCAGGCCTGGCCGAAGCCTGCGCTGCCCTGGGCGTGCCCCTGCATGTGGCCGACCTGCGCGCCGAATTTGAACGCGAGGTGCTGGCTCCCTTTGCAGCCGCCTACGCTCTGGGCCGCACGCCCAACCCCTGCGCCTACTGCAACCGGGCCATCAAGTTTGGCGTTCTGCTTGATACTGCTCAAAAGCTGGGTGCGGACAAGCTCGCCACCGGCCACTATGCCCGCCTTGTTGCGACAGAAACGCCGAATGATGCTGCCGAGGCCCTGCCCCTGCTGGCCGCCGCAACGGATGCCGCCAAGGATCAAAGTTATTTCCTCAGTCTTGTGCCGCGCCAGCGGCTGGGCCGCGCGCTTTTCCCTTTGCATGGGCAAACCAAGGAACAGACCCGTGCCATTGTTGCCACTGCGGGACTGTCCGTACCTCTGCCCTCCGAAAGTCAGGATATCTGCTTTGCACCGCCCGTTGCCCAGCCGGGCATGTCTGCTGCCGAGGCCTACCGGCCTTTTCTTGAGCGACGCTGGCAGGCGGCTGGAACAGTTGCGCCGGGCCCTGGGCCTGTTCTTTTACGCGATGCACTGGGTAACGAGCGGGAAATCGCCCGTCACAAGGGCCTGTGGCGGTATACCGAGGGGCAGCGCAAGGGGCTCGGCATTGCGCATACAGAGCCTCTCTTTGTGCTTGCCAAGGATAGCGCCGCCAATACCCTTGTGGTAGGGCCGCGTGCGCTGCTTGGCATACGCACATGCGTTACCGGGCCAGCCAACATAGCACTGCCCGAAAGCATGTGGCCCGAAGGACTGCTTGTACGACTGCGCCATCGTCAGCGTCCCTGCTCTGCCAGTGTACGGATGGAGGGCGATTGCCTGCGCATAGAGCTTGATGAGCCGCAGTTCCCTACGGCTCCCGGTCAGGTGGCTGCGGTTTATGATGCCGATGGCCGTGTGCTGGCTGCGGGCGTTGTGGAAGAAATGGCGTAG
- a CDS encoding TatD family hydrolase has protein sequence MSKKPTVRIDPLTLALPPVGVDSHAHLDGQEFDADRDAVLERAHAAGIAQIGNVFLGPDDYHARRGLFDAHPDVFFLMGIHPCDGQNCTQERLNAMRTAFAADSRLKAVGEIGLDFYWPDCPREIQYQALRDQLALARAVERPVVIHCREAEEETLMTLEAEGFAGYPLLWHCFGQGPETARRILHNGWHISVPGPVTYKANEALREAVALIPADRLLLETDAPYLAPLPWRGKRNEPAYTVFTVRAMAEARGESAEDLWRTCGDNARRFFGISPA, from the coding sequence ATGTCGAAAAAACCAACCGTCCGCATTGATCCCCTTACCCTGGCGCTGCCGCCCGTTGGCGTGGACAGCCACGCCCATCTGGACGGGCAGGAATTTGACGCAGACAGGGATGCCGTGCTTGAACGCGCACATGCGGCGGGCATAGCACAGATTGGCAACGTGTTTCTGGGGCCGGACGATTATCACGCGCGGCGAGGTCTTTTTGACGCGCATCCCGACGTGTTTTTTCTGATGGGTATACACCCCTGCGACGGGCAGAACTGTACGCAGGAAAGGCTGAATGCCATGCGTACCGCTTTTGCCGCTGACTCGCGGCTCAAGGCCGTGGGTGAGATCGGGCTTGATTTTTACTGGCCCGACTGCCCGAGGGAAATACAGTACCAGGCCCTGCGCGACCAGCTGGCGCTGGCGCGGGCAGTGGAGCGCCCTGTGGTCATCCATTGCCGTGAGGCAGAGGAAGAAACGCTCATGACCCTTGAGGCCGAGGGCTTTGCCGGGTATCCGCTGCTGTGGCACTGCTTTGGGCAGGGGCCGGAGACCGCCCGCCGCATCCTGCACAACGGCTGGCATATTTCTGTGCCTGGCCCCGTCACCTACAAGGCCAACGAGGCCCTGCGCGAGGCCGTGGCGCTTATACCCGCCGACCGCCTGCTGCTTGAAACGGACGCGCCCTATCTTGCGCCCCTGCCGTGGCGCGGCAAGCGCAACGAACCTGCCTATACGGTATTTACCGTGCGGGCCATGGCCGAAGCGCGGGGTGAAAGCGCAGAAGACCTGTGGCGCACCTGCGGTGACAACGCCCGCCGTTTTTTCGGTATTTCTCCCGCGTAG
- the gcvPA gene encoding aminomethyl-transferring glycine dehydrogenase subunit GcvPA — protein MPYIPHTPEELHEMLSVVGVRSLDELFSDIPSSMRPQSFDLPKGQSEAAVCGYFEELAAKNCPGHVSFLGAGFYNHDIPKAVDALSGRSEFYTAYTPYQAECSQGTLQAIFEFQTAVSRLMEMDCGNASVYDGGTAIFEAAMMAVRATRRSVLVVDEAVNPIWRGMLAAYTSSLDLEIKIVAQHNGCSDMDALMASVDNTCAAVIVQNPNFFGAVADYTTLFAKARSQKAFGVISVYPVMQSVLKTPGEMGADVAVAEGQSLGMNLSFGGPYLGLMTCRKEHIRQFPGRIVGRTSDVDGKTGYVLTLQAREQHIRRAKATSNICSNQALCALRSLIHMSLLGPEGLARVAENNMALARYAVERLTAIKGVELLNNTPFGSEVALRLPKSAAEVVKAMTPKGIVPGYPLGKHYPGMENVLLLSCTEANNRTQIDKLAEIMGGLL, from the coding sequence ATGCCATACATTCCTCATACGCCGGAAGAGTTGCATGAAATGCTCTCCGTAGTTGGCGTGCGCAGTCTGGATGAGCTTTTTTCCGACATCCCCTCCAGCATGCGCCCCCAGAGCTTTGATCTGCCCAAGGGCCAGAGCGAAGCCGCCGTCTGCGGGTATTTTGAAGAGCTGGCAGCCAAAAACTGCCCCGGTCATGTTTCCTTTCTGGGCGCGGGTTTTTACAACCACGATATTCCCAAGGCTGTGGACGCCCTTTCTGGCCGCAGCGAATTCTATACCGCCTACACGCCCTATCAGGCCGAATGCTCGCAGGGCACCCTGCAGGCCATTTTTGAATTTCAGACCGCTGTCAGCCGTCTGATGGAAATGGACTGCGGCAACGCCTCGGTTTACGACGGTGGCACCGCCATTTTTGAAGCCGCCATGATGGCCGTGCGCGCCACCCGCCGCAGCGTTCTGGTGGTGGACGAGGCCGTCAACCCCATCTGGCGCGGCATGCTCGCCGCCTACACCTCAAGCCTTGATCTTGAAATAAAGATTGTGGCCCAGCACAACGGTTGCAGCGACATGGACGCCCTCATGGCCTCCGTAGACAACACCTGCGCCGCGGTTATCGTGCAGAATCCCAACTTCTTCGGCGCGGTGGCCGACTACACGACCCTTTTCGCCAAGGCCCGCTCGCAAAAGGCCTTTGGCGTCATCTCCGTGTACCCGGTCATGCAGTCTGTGCTCAAAACCCCTGGTGAAATGGGCGCCGATGTGGCCGTGGCCGAAGGCCAGAGCCTGGGCATGAACCTCTCTTTCGGTGGCCCCTACCTTGGCCTCATGACCTGCCGCAAGGAGCACATCCGCCAGTTCCCGGGCCGCATTGTGGGCCGCACCTCTGATGTGGACGGCAAGACCGGCTACGTGCTTACCCTGCAGGCCCGCGAACAGCACATCCGCCGCGCCAAGGCCACCTCGAACATCTGCTCCAACCAGGCTCTCTGCGCCCTGCGTTCTCTCATCCACATGAGCTTGCTTGGCCCCGAAGGCCTTGCACGCGTTGCAGAAAACAACATGGCCCTTGCCCGCTACGCCGTTGAGCGACTCACCGCCATCAAGGGGGTGGAACTGCTCAACAACACTCCCTTTGGCTCGGAAGTGGCACTCCGCCTGCCCAAGTCCGCCGCAGAGGTGGTCAAGGCCATGACGCCCAAGGGCATCGTGCCCGGCTACCCGCTGGGCAAGCACTATCCCGGTATGGAAAACGTGCTGCTGCTCTCGTGCACCGAGGCCAACAACCGCACCCAGATAGACAAGCTGGCCGAAATCATGGGAGGTCTGCTGTGA
- the gcvPB gene encoding aminomethyl-transferring glycine dehydrogenase subunit GcvPB has product MKTIFAKSVSGRTAYCLNSDAPKASAMLPADLLRKNAPRLPECSELEVVRHFTQLSQLNYSVDANFYPLGSCTMKYNPKFTEYVASLPGFTRLHPMMAQLEGGADCTQGALQCLHEAENLLCELTGMKAFTFQPMAGANGEFTGVKLIAAYHAAKGRNRKKMLIPDAAHGTNPASAALAGFETINIESRDGMVDPEAIVAAIAEHGEDVAGLMMTCPNTLGLMEVHLPRIVAELRKVDALLYYDGANMNAIMGKMRMGDVGFDVVHLNVHKTLATPHGGGGPGAGPVGVTDRLMPFMPAPRVAKHPDGRFYLDYNLPQSIGPIGPFYGSFGVVIKALAYMLRLGGEGLTRASEYAVLNANYLKKKLENVLEIPFKDRFCAHEFVASAPEGLRALDIAKALLQRGIHAPTIYFPLIVHECLMAEPTETEDKETLDTYVEALQEIILTGKANPQSLQELPTNLPVRRLDETAAARQMVLTEDMG; this is encoded by the coding sequence GTGAAAACCATTTTCGCCAAATCCGTTTCTGGGCGCACTGCCTACTGCCTGAACAGCGATGCTCCCAAGGCCTCGGCCATGCTGCCCGCAGACCTGCTGCGCAAAAATGCGCCCCGTCTGCCCGAATGCTCCGAGCTTGAAGTGGTGCGCCACTTTACCCAGCTTTCGCAGCTCAACTACAGCGTGGACGCCAATTTCTATCCCCTTGGCTCCTGCACCATGAAGTACAACCCCAAGTTTACGGAATACGTGGCGTCGCTGCCGGGCTTTACCCGTCTGCACCCCATGATGGCCCAGCTTGAGGGGGGCGCTGACTGCACGCAGGGCGCTCTTCAGTGCCTGCACGAAGCAGAAAACCTGCTCTGCGAGCTTACGGGCATGAAGGCTTTTACCTTCCAGCCCATGGCTGGTGCCAATGGTGAATTCACGGGTGTGAAGCTCATTGCCGCCTACCATGCTGCCAAGGGCCGCAACCGTAAAAAAATGCTCATTCCCGACGCTGCGCACGGCACCAACCCCGCCTCTGCCGCACTTGCCGGGTTTGAAACCATCAATATCGAATCGCGCGACGGCATGGTGGACCCCGAAGCCATCGTGGCGGCCATTGCCGAGCACGGTGAAGATGTGGCGGGCCTCATGATGACCTGCCCCAACACCCTTGGCCTCATGGAAGTGCACCTGCCCCGCATCGTGGCCGAACTGCGCAAGGTTGATGCCCTGCTGTACTACGACGGCGCCAACATGAACGCCATCATGGGCAAGATGCGCATGGGCGATGTGGGCTTTGACGTGGTGCACCTCAACGTGCACAAAACCCTTGCCACTCCTCACGGCGGCGGCGGCCCGGGCGCTGGCCCCGTGGGTGTCACCGACCGCCTGATGCCCTTCATGCCCGCCCCGCGCGTGGCCAAACATCCCGATGGCCGTTTCTACCTTGATTACAATCTGCCGCAGAGCATCGGCCCCATCGGCCCCTTCTACGGCAGCTTTGGCGTGGTCATCAAAGCCTTGGCCTACATGCTGCGCCTCGGCGGCGAAGGCCTCACCCGCGCCTCTGAATACGCCGTGCTGAACGCCAACTACCTCAAGAAAAAGCTTGAGAACGTGCTGGAAATTCCCTTCAAGGACCGTTTCTGCGCGCATGAATTCGTGGCTTCCGCCCCCGAGGGGCTGCGTGCTCTAGATATCGCCAAGGCTCTTTTGCAGCGGGGTATCCACGCGCCCACCATCTACTTCCCGCTTATCGTGCACGAATGCCTCATGGCCGAACCCACGGAAACGGAAGACAAGGAAACCCTGGATACCTACGTCGAAGCCCTGCAGGAGATCATCCTCACCGGCAAGGCGAATCCGCAGTCCCTTCAGGAACTGCCCACCAACCTGCCCGTGCGCCGTCTGGATGAAACCGCAGCGGCACGACAGATGGTGCTGACAGAAGATATGGGATAG
- the gcvH gene encoding glycine cleavage system protein GcvH: MATNPADILYSTSHEWARIEGDEAVIGITSFAQESLGDITYVELPPVGDQLSEDKEFGSVESVKAASDLISPVSGEVVAVNEALESTPELCNSDPFGEGWIVRVKLAHKPAGLLDAAAYEAHCATEKH, encoded by the coding sequence ATGGCCACCAATCCTGCCGATATTCTGTACAGCACCAGCCACGAATGGGCGCGCATTGAAGGCGACGAAGCCGTTATCGGCATCACCAGCTTTGCCCAGGAATCGCTTGGCGACATCACCTATGTGGAACTGCCCCCCGTGGGCGACCAGCTTTCTGAAGACAAGGAATTCGGTTCGGTCGAGTCGGTGAAGGCCGCCAGCGACCTTATTTCGCCTGTGTCTGGCGAAGTTGTCGCCGTCAACGAAGCTCTGGAAAGCACCCCCGAGCTCTGCAACAGTGATCCCTTTGGCGAAGGCTGGATTGTGCGTGTCAAGCTGGCCCACAAGCCCGCTGGCCTTTTGGACGCTGCGGCTTACGAGGCTCATTGCGCCACCGAAAAACACTAA